A single window of Pseudomonadota bacterium DNA harbors:
- a CDS encoding TRAP transporter substrate-binding protein — translation MKKGSVITLLVFLMVFLFFLTSIPAHAQEKVMKLRLSTMWPPTHPHSVLFNQWGKDVEKVTQGRVVVTLFAASTLSPPMQVYDNTVKGIIDVGTNLLAYSPGRLPLSEVLQQPLGYKNGLQASKLANAFYKKFKPKEFDDVKVMFLHGAAPGFIFTKKVIKSTDEIKGLRIRANAENADIVKALGASPVTMPVTEAYDSLSRGVVDGTLFPIEALKGFKIGEVVKTVIENYGVSYMTSMYCIMNKDKWNAISPADQKAIEKINDEYGEKFGKQWVALDKGAEEFAKSKGVTFVMVSKAEEAATIQKMKPILADYVKTTKAKGLPGDEALKFCEDFLKNNP, via the coding sequence ATGAAAAAGGGATCTGTTATTACATTGTTGGTTTTTTTAATGGTATTTTTGTTTTTCTTAACTTCAATTCCTGCACATGCTCAGGAAAAAGTGATGAAACTCAGGCTTTCAACTATGTGGCCACCTACACACCCCCATTCAGTATTGTTCAACCAGTGGGGCAAGGATGTTGAGAAGGTAACCCAGGGGAGGGTAGTAGTGACTTTATTTGCAGCCAGTACGCTTTCACCTCCGATGCAGGTCTATGACAACACTGTAAAAGGTATTATTGATGTCGGCACAAACTTATTGGCATATTCACCCGGCAGACTTCCGCTTTCCGAGGTTTTACAGCAGCCGCTTGGATACAAGAATGGATTGCAGGCAAGCAAGCTGGCCAATGCATTTTATAAGAAATTCAAACCGAAAGAATTTGATGACGTAAAGGTTATGTTTCTCCATGGCGCGGCACCGGGTTTCATTTTTACGAAGAAAGTTATAAAATCAACTGATGAGATCAAAGGACTCAGAATCAGGGCTAATGCAGAGAATGCTGACATTGTAAAGGCTCTCGGCGCTTCTCCTGTAACCATGCCTGTTACTGAAGCATATGATAGCCTTTCAAGGGGTGTTGTGGATGGAACTCTTTTCCCGATTGAAGCATTAAAGGGATTTAAAATCGGTGAGGTTGTCAAGACGGTGATTGAGAACTATGGTGTGTCCTATATGACATCCATGTATTGTATCATGAACAAAGATAAATGGAATGCAATATCCCCGGCTGATCAAAAGGCAATAGAAAAAATTAATGACGAATACGGCGAAAAATTCGGTAAGCAGTGGGTTGCATTGGATAAAGGTGCAGAAGAATTCGCCAAATCGAAAGGCGTAACTTTTGTGATGGTTTCTAAAGCGGAAGAGGCGGCAACCATTCAAAAGATGAAACCGATTTTAGCAGACTATGTTAAAACGACAAAAGCAAAAGGTCTCCCGGGCGATGAAGCATTGAAATTCTGCGAGGATTTTTTAAAGAACAATCCGTAA
- a CDS encoding TRAP transporter small permease, whose protein sequence is MKRFMAGITGIDKLLYVIAGSVLACMILLTFCDVILRNFGHPITGSMEFIQYGGCIVFGFSIPYGTMLGCQVIVDIITEKFSPEKKRVIEIITRCIGILIFLFVAYNFYVYGMDVRKTGERTASFKIPYYPFSFALSFTFLLQSLTIFCDLIKKVKGANNE, encoded by the coding sequence ATGAAACGCTTTATGGCAGGCATTACCGGCATCGATAAATTATTATACGTCATTGCAGGTAGTGTATTGGCGTGTATGATTTTATTAACCTTTTGTGATGTGATTTTAAGAAACTTCGGCCATCCGATTACCGGATCTATGGAATTCATACAATACGGGGGGTGCATTGTATTCGGATTCTCAATTCCTTATGGCACGATGCTCGGGTGTCAGGTAATTGTTGATATAATAACAGAAAAGTTCAGTCCGGAAAAAAAACGGGTCATAGAAATAATTACCAGATGCATTGGTATCTTAATATTCTTATTTGTTGCCTACAATTTTTATGTTTATGGGATGGATGTGAGAAAAACAGGTGAACGTACGGCCAGCTTCAAGATACCTTACTACCCGTTCAGTTTTGCCCTTTCGTTCACGTTTCTGCTGCAGAGTCTTACGATATTTTGTGATCTGATAAAAAAAGTGAAAGGAGCAAACAATGAGTGA
- a CDS encoding TRAP transporter large permease: MSDVAIGTYGIILLLFLFLTGLEMAYCMILVGFLGFTFLMSFPAASNLVIKDFFDNFTTYSYTVIPLFMVMGEFASNSNIAKRLYLGAHKWFGHIPGGLAMTTVVGATLFKAMCGSSLATVGTFSNLALPEMDRYGYKKELSCGTIASVSTLGMILPPCTVLIIYGLQVEQSIGRLFLAGIVPSLMIAVLFMVVIFGWVTLQPAIAPRAERATWKERFLVIPDAVIVAIIFGIVIGGMITGFFSPTESGTIGTVAIFLLALVRREVNLDMIVRSFKGALKTSIMTLMLIAGSAIFGHFLAITEIPMITAKWAAGLPIQGTFVMILIIVIYLVGGSIMDDLAFMVLATPIFFPTAVELGYDPIWFGILICVTLMIGGIIPPVAIYVFILGNITGIPFKTIYKGVVPFLSALVLALIILFVFPQVALWLPNLMMGKG; the protein is encoded by the coding sequence ATGAGTGATGTTGCCATTGGAACATACGGAATAATACTGCTGCTGTTCCTTTTTTTAACCGGGCTTGAAATGGCTTATTGCATGATACTGGTTGGATTTCTCGGATTTACGTTTCTTATGTCCTTTCCAGCGGCATCCAATCTCGTCATTAAAGACTTCTTCGATAATTTTACAACATACAGTTACACAGTAATCCCTCTCTTCATGGTGATGGGGGAGTTTGCCTCAAATTCCAATATCGCAAAAAGGTTATACCTGGGGGCGCACAAGTGGTTCGGTCATATACCGGGTGGACTCGCGATGACAACCGTAGTAGGCGCCACCCTATTTAAAGCCATGTGCGGATCAAGCCTTGCCACAGTCGGAACCTTTTCAAACCTCGCGCTGCCTGAGATGGACCGCTATGGATATAAAAAGGAACTTTCCTGCGGCACTATTGCATCTGTCAGTACCCTGGGTATGATTCTGCCTCCCTGCACAGTGCTTATTATCTATGGACTTCAGGTTGAGCAATCCATAGGCAGGCTTTTCCTTGCAGGGATTGTCCCCTCGCTGATGATAGCGGTTCTTTTTATGGTAGTTATATTCGGATGGGTAACTTTACAGCCTGCAATAGCTCCCAGGGCGGAAAGGGCAACATGGAAAGAGAGGTTCCTTGTAATCCCGGACGCAGTGATTGTTGCCATTATTTTCGGTATTGTAATAGGCGGGATGATCACCGGTTTTTTCAGTCCCACAGAGTCAGGTACAATAGGCACGGTGGCAATATTTCTTCTGGCTCTCGTGCGAAGAGAAGTCAATTTGGATATGATTGTCAGATCCTTTAAGGGGGCATTGAAAACCTCCATTATGACTCTAATGCTTATTGCCGGATCTGCTATTTTTGGCCATTTCCTTGCAATAACAGAGATTCCGATGATTACGGCAAAGTGGGCCGCAGGGCTTCCTATACAGGGCACATTTGTTATGATCTTAATAATTGTCATCTACCTGGTAGGCGGTTCAATCATGGATGACCTGGCATTTATGGTACTTGCCACTCCGATCTTTTTTCCGACAGCTGTCGAACTCGGTTATGATCCCATATGGTTCGGCATCCTGATTTGCGTTACGCTTATGATCGGCGGTATTATTCCGCCAGTGGCGATTTATGTGTTTATATTAGGGAACATAACGGGAATCCCTTTCAAAACGATTTATAAGGGTGTCGTTCCTTTCCTTTCGGCCCTTGTCCTGGCTTTAATAATTCTGTTTGTTTTCCCGCAGGTTGCACTGTGGCTGCCTAATTTAATGATGGGTAAAGGATAA
- a CDS encoding PH domain-containing protein — protein MNSTDNKLTQNEAIIYRAKCHWAILLGPILVIIIGGLALRSQGYHAMVLVAFGLVWGIFSYIRLSRTEIGLTRNKVLISAGFLINKSYDIQLNEIMVIDYYQPSLGSMLNFGKIMIVYNGKKKCALRFVSCPAEFVKEIQQQIIALSPSSTAKKAVKKTA, from the coding sequence ATGAATTCAACTGATAACAAACTAACCCAAAATGAAGCGATTATTTATCGTGCCAAATGTCACTGGGCTATACTTCTTGGGCCTATATTAGTGATTATTATAGGAGGGCTGGCTCTGAGGTCTCAGGGGTATCATGCAATGGTACTCGTTGCTTTTGGTCTTGTTTGGGGAATATTTTCATATATAAGGTTAAGCAGAACAGAAATAGGATTAACCCGAAATAAGGTTTTAATCAGTGCCGGGTTTCTAATAAATAAGTCTTATGATATCCAGCTTAATGAGATCATGGTTATTGATTATTATCAGCCCTCTCTGGGCTCAATGTTAAATTTTGGCAAGATTATGATTGTCTATAACGGAAAGAAAAAATGCGCCTTACGGTTTGTTTCTTGTCCCGCGGAATTTGTAAAAGAAATTCAGCAGCAAATAATCGCACTTAGCCCATCTTCGACAGCAAAAAAGGCCGTCAAGAAGACGGCCTGA
- a CDS encoding long-chain fatty acid--CoA ligase produces MKDERNNLINVADWIAKWAKIQPDKVAIISEGMPFTYLEFNSNINRLSHFFLHLGIKKGDRVALLLRNSRQFIEIFFAMSRVGGILVLLNWRLALPELEFIIRDSGTDFIVFDYEFMENAEKLWETLPVKTHVACVSGEGIKGQETPSWAINYANYIQRFPKTQPNLSWSAGDDDPHILMYTSGTTGLPKGAVLSHRKTFFNVLNAGIYYDMAKADIGIVARPLFHSGGLIVEMAPVIYRGGTIIIQKRFTPVDILKTIEKYKVTVLELPATVYSFILNECRIEDYDLSSLKCCFTGGERVPIALLKAYAEKGLTLSQVYGLTEASTLFWLPMENAIEKMGSVGQPVMHSEVNIVDEKGMPVKTGDIGEVVVKGPIVMNGYWNRDDLTDEVIKDGWFYTGDLARIDEDGYVYIVDRKKDMFISGGENIYPAGIEKALLSHKAIIDAAVVGVPDEKWGEVGKAFIVVRSGHSITTEEIYQLLKDKLAKYKIPKYIEFVDKLPKTASGKIKKLLLRETENETQTETD; encoded by the coding sequence ATGAAAGACGAACGGAACAATTTGATTAATGTGGCCGATTGGATAGCAAAATGGGCAAAGATCCAGCCTGATAAGGTTGCAATAATCTCTGAAGGCATGCCCTTCACCTACCTTGAATTCAATTCAAATATCAACAGGTTATCCCATTTTTTTCTTCATCTCGGTATAAAAAAGGGCGACCGGGTTGCGCTGTTGTTGCGCAACAGCAGGCAGTTCATTGAGATATTCTTTGCAATGTCCAGAGTCGGCGGCATTCTTGTGTTACTCAACTGGCGGCTTGCATTACCCGAGCTTGAGTTTATTATACGGGACAGCGGTACGGACTTTATTGTCTTCGATTATGAGTTTATGGAGAACGCAGAAAAACTTTGGGAAACATTGCCTGTAAAGACCCATGTTGCCTGTGTGTCGGGCGAAGGCATAAAAGGACAGGAAACGCCTTCATGGGCAATAAATTATGCAAATTATATTCAGCGCTTCCCCAAAACACAGCCTAATCTATCCTGGTCTGCAGGAGACGATGACCCCCATATTCTCATGTATACTTCCGGTACCACAGGTTTACCTAAAGGGGCAGTGCTCTCACACAGGAAGACTTTTTTTAATGTCCTCAATGCCGGCATATATTATGACATGGCAAAAGCAGATATCGGTATCGTTGCAAGGCCTTTATTCCACTCAGGGGGACTCATTGTTGAGATGGCGCCAGTTATTTATAGAGGTGGTACTATTATAATTCAAAAAAGGTTTACACCTGTGGATATATTAAAAACAATAGAGAAATACAAGGTTACGGTGCTGGAATTACCTGCAACTGTGTACAGTTTTATTCTTAATGAATGCAGGATAGAAGATTACGATCTGAGTTCGCTGAAATGTTGTTTTACCGGCGGAGAAAGGGTCCCGATAGCACTCTTAAAGGCTTATGCCGAAAAGGGTCTGACTCTGTCCCAGGTGTATGGACTGACAGAAGCATCCACGCTTTTCTGGCTGCCCATGGAAAATGCTATAGAGAAGATGGGTTCTGTCGGACAGCCGGTAATGCATAGCGAGGTAAATATTGTTGATGAAAAAGGAATGCCCGTTAAGACAGGAGATATAGGAGAGGTCGTTGTAAAAGGCCCGATAGTAATGAACGGATACTGGAACAGGGATGATTTGACCGACGAAGTAATAAAGGATGGCTGGTTTTACACTGGTGATCTTGCGAGGATAGATGAAGATGGATATGTTTATATTGTTGACAGAAAAAAGGATATGTTTATCAGTGGCGGTGAGAATATTTATCCTGCGGGGATTGAGAAGGCCCTGCTCAGCCATAAGGCCATTATTGACGCGGCGGTCGTAGGCGTGCCCGATGAAAAATGGGGGGAGGTAGGCAAGGCATTTATTGTGGTCAGAAGCGGGCACTCCATAACAACAGAAGAAATTTATCAGTTGTTAAAGGATAAACTCGCAAAATATAAAATTCCGAAATATATAGAGTTTGTGGATAAATTACCAAAAACAGCATCAGGAAAGATAAAAAAGCTTCTTCTGAGGGAAACCGAAAACGAAACTCAAACCGAAACTGATTGA